The Micromonospora sediminicola genome contains a region encoding:
- a CDS encoding helicase-associated domain-containing protein yields the protein MTTSLADHLRALPDESLAALLQLRPDLVVPVPADVSALALRAQSRVSVARALDGLDQFTLQILDAARLTRGPEGATSTDQILAMATAGPHPPAPTAVRAAVDRLRARFLLYGPEHDLCVVGGVDEVSPYPAGLGRPAAELDARAAALCADPAKLRRTLLAAPPSARAVLDRLAAGPPVGTVAPGALEAPATGGEDVLPPDLVNGGAPTGSPIRWLVEHRLLVRMSGGKGGTVELPREVGLVLRRDAGPLGPLRTSPPLVSGPPREVKAVDSAGAGQTMEVVRHTEALLEALVVEPAPVLRSGGVGVRDLRRLARGLGQDEPTTALLFEVAYAAGLVGELELTGGASTRYGGDQQILPTGGYEVWRAASLAQRWEQLARAWLAMTRQVGLVGQRDDRDRPISVLSAEAERAGAPAARRAVLAVLADLPQGTAPTPDEVLELLDWRAPRRARGREAAHREVLAEAARLGVTGLGALTSYGRLLLAELNDADERGDDPLGLRSDAESGDPSTAVRALDGLLPAPVDHVLVQADLTVVVPGPPDPALAAELDVVAEHESAGGASVHRVTTASVRRALDAGYTADDLHALFRRRSRTPVPQGLSYLVDDVARKHGGLRVGSAGGYVRSDDEALLTEVQSDRRLESLAFRRLAPTVLVTPYQVNRMLLALRDAGYAPVPEDASGATVLARPKTRRAPARTPVTGRPVDPLATPKLPMPRLLGVVEQIRRGDAAARAARRAPAVVRGGTPPGGPTPVPGHGDALAVLQQAVRDRALVWVGYVDAHGATASRLVRPVSIGAGYLRAEDDRTEMLHTFALHRITAAVLEE from the coding sequence ATGACCACCTCACTCGCCGACCACCTGCGGGCCCTTCCCGACGAGTCCCTGGCCGCGCTGCTCCAGCTGCGGCCGGACCTCGTCGTGCCGGTGCCGGCCGACGTGTCCGCCCTCGCCCTGCGCGCCCAGTCCCGGGTCTCCGTGGCCCGGGCGCTCGACGGGCTGGACCAGTTCACCCTGCAGATCCTCGACGCCGCCCGGCTCACCCGCGGCCCCGAGGGCGCCACCTCCACCGACCAGATCCTGGCCATGGCCACCGCCGGGCCGCACCCGCCCGCCCCGACCGCGGTCCGCGCCGCGGTGGACCGGCTCCGGGCCCGGTTCCTGCTCTACGGCCCCGAGCACGACCTGTGCGTGGTGGGCGGCGTCGACGAGGTGTCCCCGTACCCGGCGGGGCTCGGCCGGCCGGCGGCGGAGCTGGACGCGCGCGCGGCGGCCCTCTGCGCGGACCCGGCGAAGCTCCGGCGCACGCTGCTGGCCGCGCCGCCCTCGGCCCGCGCGGTGCTCGACCGGCTCGCGGCCGGGCCACCTGTCGGCACGGTCGCCCCGGGGGCCCTGGAGGCGCCCGCCACCGGCGGCGAGGACGTGCTCCCGCCCGACCTGGTCAACGGCGGCGCGCCCACCGGCTCGCCGATCCGCTGGCTGGTCGAGCACCGGCTGCTGGTGCGGATGTCCGGCGGCAAGGGCGGCACCGTCGAGCTGCCCCGCGAGGTGGGGCTGGTGCTGCGCCGCGACGCCGGCCCGCTCGGCCCGCTGCGCACCAGCCCGCCGCTGGTGTCCGGCCCGCCCCGGGAGGTCAAGGCCGTCGACTCGGCCGGCGCCGGGCAGACCATGGAGGTGGTCCGGCACACCGAGGCGCTGCTGGAGGCGCTGGTCGTCGAGCCGGCGCCGGTGCTGCGCTCCGGCGGGGTGGGCGTGCGCGACCTGCGCCGACTCGCCCGCGGTCTCGGCCAGGACGAGCCGACCACCGCGCTGCTGTTCGAGGTGGCGTACGCGGCGGGGCTCGTCGGCGAGCTGGAGCTGACCGGCGGAGCCAGCACCCGGTACGGCGGTGACCAGCAGATCCTGCCCACCGGCGGGTACGAGGTGTGGCGTGCCGCGTCGCTCGCCCAACGCTGGGAACAGCTCGCCCGCGCCTGGCTGGCGATGACCCGCCAGGTGGGCCTGGTCGGGCAGCGGGACGACCGGGACCGCCCGATCTCGGTGCTCTCGGCCGAGGCGGAACGGGCCGGGGCGCCGGCCGCCCGGCGCGCGGTGCTCGCCGTGCTCGCCGACCTGCCGCAGGGCACCGCGCCGACCCCCGACGAGGTGCTGGAGCTGCTCGACTGGCGGGCGCCCCGGCGGGCCCGGGGCCGCGAGGCGGCGCACCGGGAGGTGCTGGCCGAGGCCGCCCGGCTCGGCGTGACCGGGCTCGGTGCGCTCACCTCGTACGGGCGGCTGCTGCTGGCCGAGCTGAACGACGCCGACGAGCGGGGCGACGACCCGCTCGGGCTGCGCTCCGACGCGGAGTCGGGTGACCCGTCGACGGCGGTGCGCGCGCTGGACGGGCTGCTGCCCGCTCCGGTCGACCACGTCCTGGTGCAGGCCGACCTGACCGTGGTGGTGCCCGGCCCGCCCGACCCGGCGCTCGCCGCCGAGCTGGACGTGGTGGCCGAGCACGAGTCGGCGGGCGGGGCGAGCGTGCACCGGGTCACCACGGCCAGCGTCCGGCGGGCGCTGGACGCCGGCTACACCGCCGACGACCTGCACGCGCTGTTCCGCCGCCGGTCCCGCACCCCGGTGCCGCAGGGCCTCAGCTACCTGGTGGACGACGTGGCGCGCAAGCACGGCGGGCTGCGCGTCGGCTCGGCCGGTGGCTACGTGCGCAGCGACGACGAGGCCCTGCTCACCGAGGTCCAGTCGGACCGTCGGCTGGAGTCGTTGGCGTTCCGTCGGCTGGCGCCCACGGTGCTGGTCACCCCGTACCAGGTCAACAGGATGCTGCTCGCGCTGCGCGACGCCGGATACGCGCCGGTGCCGGAGGACGCGAGCGGCGCGACGGTGCTGGCCCGGCCGAAGACCCGGCGGGCGCCGGCCCGGACGCCGGTCACCGGACGCCCGGTGGACCCGCTGGCCACCCCGAAGCTGCCGATGCCCCGCCTGCTCGGCGTGGTCGAGCAGATCCGCCGGGGTGACGCGGCGGCCCGGGCGGCGCGGCGGGCGCCGGCCGTGGTCCGCGGTGGCACGCCGCCCGGCGGTCCGACGCCGGTGCCCGGGCACGGCGACGCGTTGGCGGTGCTCCAGCAGGCGGTACGGGACCGGGCGCTGGTCTGGGTGGGCTACGTCGACGCGCACGGGGCGACCGCGTCCCGGCTGGTGCGGCCGGTGTCGATCGGCGCCGGCTATCTGCGCGCCGAGGACGACCGCACCGAGATGCTGCACACCTTCGCGCTGCACCGGATCACGGCCGCCGTGCTGGAGGAGTGA
- a CDS encoding L,D-transpeptidase family protein: MQRVRFLARVAGLAVVVLVGVGACALDPQPEGAGVTTPAPVGLTEGASGASAPPTSERPATSPSAQPSRTATPKPSRSPGATASPKPSRSSGCPQGEHQRAVESYLSRLGGFGTLTVDGAQSAADCAAIKKFQTRYGISPASGRAGPTTYDVAKRLANTDVSRCRAGSRLTFCVDLTRQTVWAMRGGTVVMDPTVTRTGMSGYATPAGTYSVGRKNPREWSNPYEVWLPYWQQFNGGIGFHETTTYLHNGAIGSHGCVNLLHRDAVRLWELGSVGTRVVVVGRRPGT; the protein is encoded by the coding sequence ATGCAGCGTGTCCGGTTTCTCGCCCGGGTCGCCGGCCTGGCGGTGGTCGTGCTGGTCGGCGTCGGCGCGTGCGCGCTCGATCCGCAGCCGGAAGGCGCCGGGGTCACCACCCCCGCGCCGGTCGGGCTGACGGAGGGAGCATCGGGGGCGAGCGCGCCGCCCACGTCCGAACGGCCGGCGACGTCCCCGTCGGCGCAGCCGAGCCGGACGGCCACGCCGAAACCCTCCCGGTCGCCCGGGGCGACCGCCTCCCCGAAGCCGAGCCGGTCCAGCGGATGCCCGCAGGGGGAGCACCAGCGGGCCGTGGAGAGCTACCTGAGCCGGCTGGGCGGTTTCGGGACGCTGACCGTGGACGGCGCGCAGTCCGCCGCCGACTGCGCCGCGATCAAGAAGTTCCAGACCCGGTACGGCATCAGCCCGGCCTCCGGCCGCGCCGGTCCCACCACGTACGACGTGGCGAAGCGGCTGGCGAACACCGACGTGTCGCGCTGCCGGGCCGGTTCCCGGCTCACCTTCTGCGTCGACCTGACCCGGCAGACCGTGTGGGCGATGCGCGGCGGCACGGTGGTGATGGACCCGACCGTCACCCGCACCGGCATGTCCGGATACGCCACGCCCGCCGGCACCTATTCGGTGGGGCGGAAGAACCCGCGCGAGTGGTCCAACCCGTACGAGGTGTGGCTGCCCTACTGGCAGCAGTTCAACGGCGGGATCGGCTTCCACGAGACCACCACCTACCTGCACAACGGGGCGATCGGCTCGCACGGCTGCGTCAACCTGCTGCACCGCGACGCGGTACGCCTCTGGGAGCTGGGCTCGGTCGGCACCCGCGTGGTGGTGGTCGGCCGCCGCCCCGGCACCTGA